A region from the Mesorhizobium sp. J8 genome encodes:
- a CDS encoding Trm112 family protein has translation MADGRDGRKAEVDPKLLELLACPLTKGPLTWDPERSELVSRVAKLAYPVRDGIPIMLPSEARTISAEDMLTPPPPRLGGPS, from the coding sequence ATGGCGGACGGACGGGATGGACGAAAAGCCGAGGTCGATCCGAAGCTTCTTGAATTGCTGGCCTGCCCGCTGACCAAGGGGCCGCTGACCTGGGACCCCGAGCGCAGCGAACTGGTCTCGCGCGTGGCGAAACTCGCCTATCCGGTGCGCGACGGCATCCCCATCATGCTGCCTTCGGAGGCGCGCACGATCTCGGCCGAGGACATGCTGACACCACCGCCGCCACGGCTCGGCGGGCCGTCGTGA
- a CDS encoding LON peptidase substrate-binding domain-containing protein — MRVGNALYRLAKDLPTAIPVFPLAGALLLPGGRMPLNIFEPRYLQMIDQAMAGSRLIGMIQPSLDGASRDDGEPELCSVGCAGRIISLAETGDGRYLISLQGVCRFRIVQELGAKTPFRQCKIAPFLADLEEDPAAAEVDRPALLKAFRAYLQANDLEADWESVSRAENGMLVNALSMMAPYGPAEKQALLEAPDLKTRAETLIAITEMTLAREDDEFGSSLQ, encoded by the coding sequence GTGCGCGTCGGTAACGCACTCTACCGGCTGGCCAAGGATTTGCCGACGGCAATCCCGGTGTTTCCGCTCGCCGGAGCGCTGCTTCTGCCCGGCGGCCGCATGCCGCTCAACATCTTCGAGCCCCGCTACCTACAGATGATCGACCAGGCGATGGCCGGCTCGCGGCTGATCGGCATGATCCAGCCGAGCCTCGACGGCGCGTCGCGCGACGACGGCGAGCCGGAGCTGTGCAGCGTCGGCTGCGCCGGGCGCATCATCTCGCTCGCCGAGACGGGTGACGGCCGCTACCTGATCTCGCTGCAGGGCGTGTGCCGGTTCCGCATCGTCCAGGAACTCGGGGCAAAAACGCCGTTCCGGCAGTGCAAGATCGCGCCGTTCCTAGCCGACCTCGAGGAAGACCCGGCCGCCGCCGAGGTCGACCGGCCGGCGCTGCTCAAGGCGTTTCGCGCCTATCTGCAGGCCAACGACCTCGAGGCCGACTGGGAGAGCGTCAGCCGCGCCGAAAATGGCATGCTGGTCAACGCGCTGTCGATGATGGCGCCCTATGGACCGGCCGAGAAACAGGCGCTCCTGGAAGCGCCGGACCTGAAGACGCGCGCCGAGACGCTGATCGCCATCACCGAAATGACGCTGGCGCGCGAGGATGACGAGTTTGGGTCCAGTTTACAATAG
- the trxA gene encoding thioredoxin encodes MSDNNPYSGAFGGNGGQYAQTVQYGGDRPKVSLGEAPAAADLIKDTTTATFAADVIQESRRQPVLVDFWAPWCGPCKQLTPQLEKAVQAAGGKVKLVKMNIDDHPSIAGQLGIQSIPAVIAFKDGQPVDGFMGAIPESQIAQFIQKVGGKGGGAPQIADALAAAAEARTAGDVQTAADIYDAILEQAPETLEAIAGLGEILFDAGDVAGAEAVLARAPEDKKDAPALAALRAKMTLAAEAAALGNPAELERRLAANPADHQARFDLAMIQNARGERNAAADNLLAIVKADRSWNDDGARAQLLKLFEAWGMTDEATLAARRKLSSLLFS; translated from the coding sequence ATGAGCGACAACAATCCGTATAGCGGCGCGTTTGGCGGCAATGGCGGCCAGTATGCCCAGACGGTGCAATATGGCGGCGACCGGCCCAAGGTTTCGCTGGGCGAGGCGCCGGCGGCGGCCGACCTGATCAAGGACACGACCACCGCGACCTTCGCCGCCGACGTCATCCAGGAATCGCGACGCCAGCCGGTGCTGGTCGATTTCTGGGCGCCATGGTGCGGGCCCTGCAAGCAGCTGACGCCGCAGCTCGAAAAGGCGGTGCAGGCCGCCGGCGGGAAGGTCAAGCTGGTCAAGATGAACATCGACGACCATCCCTCGATCGCCGGCCAGCTCGGCATCCAGTCGATCCCGGCGGTCATCGCCTTCAAAGACGGCCAGCCCGTCGACGGCTTCATGGGCGCCATCCCCGAAAGCCAGATCGCTCAGTTCATCCAGAAGGTCGGCGGCAAGGGCGGCGGCGCGCCGCAGATCGCGGACGCGCTTGCCGCGGCCGCCGAGGCGCGAACCGCCGGCGACGTGCAGACCGCGGCCGATATCTACGACGCGATCCTCGAGCAGGCGCCCGAGACACTCGAGGCGATCGCCGGCTTGGGCGAGATCCTGTTCGATGCGGGCGACGTGGCGGGCGCCGAAGCAGTGCTCGCCCGGGCGCCCGAGGACAAGAAGGACGCGCCGGCGCTGGCGGCGCTGCGCGCCAAGATGACGCTGGCGGCGGAAGCAGCCGCGCTCGGCAATCCGGCCGAGCTCGAGCGCCGGCTCGCCGCCAACCCGGCCGACCACCAGGCGCGCTTCGACCTGGCGATGATCCAGAACGCGCGCGGCGAGCGCAACGCCGCCGCCGACAATCTGCTGGCGATCGTCAAGGCCGACCGGAGCTGGAACGATGACGGCGCCAGGGCGCAGCTGTTGAAGCTGTTCGAGGCCTGGGGAATGACCGACGAGGCGACGCTCGCGGCACGCCGCAAGCTCTCGTCGCTGCTGTTCTCGTAA
- a CDS encoding prolyl-tRNA synthetase associated domain-containing protein, giving the protein MPKTEAELNQFLADLGISVSTVRHPPLFTVADSQSLRGEIPGGHTKNLFLKDKKDNYFLVTVGEEAVVDLKQIHHLIGAASRVSFGRPEMLMELLGVIPGAVTVFGLINDTEGKVKVVLDEALMSHDIINGHPLTNEATTSIAAADLIRFVEATGHDPVILKVSQS; this is encoded by the coding sequence ATGCCGAAGACCGAAGCCGAGCTCAACCAGTTTCTTGCCGATCTCGGCATTTCCGTTTCGACGGTCAGGCACCCGCCGCTGTTCACCGTCGCCGATTCGCAATCCCTGCGCGGCGAGATTCCCGGTGGCCACACCAAGAACCTGTTCCTCAAGGACAAGAAGGACAATTATTTCCTCGTCACCGTCGGCGAGGAGGCCGTGGTCGACCTGAAGCAGATCCACCATCTGATCGGAGCCGCCAGCCGGGTGTCGTTCGGCAGGCCGGAGATGCTGATGGAGCTGCTCGGCGTCATCCCCGGCGCGGTCACCGTCTTCGGCCTGATCAACGACACGGAGGGCAAAGTGAAGGTCGTTCTCGACGAGGCGTTGATGAGCCACGACATCATCAATGGCCATCCGCTGACCAATGAGGCGACAACCTCGATCGCCGCCGCCGACCTGATCAGATTCGTCGAGGCAACCGGCCACGATCCTGTTATCCTGAAAGTCTCACAATCTTGA
- a CDS encoding adenylate cyclase — protein sequence MRHLLTPIAASLFIASAGIALAANVHTVTGTTGQPNQTIGTPQTGDATPGHAASAPGSAFNPDGNAGTHYAGEQPQNSKNPKSVSQYDVAGFQQSHNH from the coding sequence ATGAGACATCTCCTCACGCCGATAGCGGCAAGCTTGTTCATAGCCTCCGCCGGCATCGCCTTGGCCGCCAATGTCCATACCGTAACCGGCACGACAGGTCAGCCCAACCAGACCATCGGCACGCCTCAGACAGGCGACGCCACGCCGGGCCACGCCGCCTCAGCCCCGGGTTCGGCCTTCAACCCGGACGGCAATGCCGGGACGCATTACGCAGGCGAGCAGCCGCAGAATTCGAAGAACCCGAAGAGCGTGTCGCAATATGACGTGGCTGGGTTCCAGCAGTCCCACAATCATTAG
- a CDS encoding Lrp/AsnC family transcriptional regulator, translating into MDALDERLVTLLRHDARRSVSDIAVDLGVSRATVRARMERLEKSGEIIGYTVVLRADAVDQKIRGVMMIEIEGHAADRVVKALGGLAEVSTIHTTNGRWDLVVELGTATLTDFDAVLRRIRLIPGITGSETSLLLATPRTTRARLA; encoded by the coding sequence ATGGATGCGCTCGACGAAAGACTGGTCACGCTGCTCAGGCACGATGCGCGGCGCAGCGTCTCCGACATCGCCGTCGATCTCGGCGTCTCGCGCGCCACGGTGAGGGCGCGGATGGAGCGGTTGGAAAAATCCGGCGAGATCATCGGCTACACGGTGGTGCTGCGCGCCGACGCGGTCGACCAGAAGATACGCGGCGTGATGATGATCGAGATCGAGGGCCACGCCGCCGACCGCGTGGTCAAGGCGCTGGGCGGTCTCGCCGAGGTCTCGACCATCCACACCACCAACGGCCGCTGGGACCTGGTGGTCGAACTCGGCACCGCCACGCTGACGGATTTCGATGCGGTGCTGCGGCGCATAAGGCTGATCCCCGGCATAACGGGCAGCGAAACGAGCCTGTTGCTGGCGACGCCGCGGACGACGCGGGCAAGGCTGGCGTAG
- the rocF gene encoding arginase, with protein MRCRIVGAPVQDGAGRMGCEMGPSALRTAGLVSVLSELGHEVEDWGAIEKAAARPMVHGNLALKALPEISAWTAAIAETAYAASRDAMPIFLGGDHSISAGTVSGVARRAAKRGRPLFVLWLDAHPDFHTLDTTTSGNLHGVPLAYASGQAGFKGYFPDLPQAVDPARICAIGLRSVDPAERRALAEAGVTVHDMRAIDEHGIAPLLRAFLARVEQEDGLLHVSLDVDFLDPSIAPAVGTTVPGGATFREAHLVMEMLSDSCLVSSLDLVELNPFLDERGRTATLMVDLTASLMGRRIMDRPTRSHSGSL; from the coding sequence ATGCGCTGCAGGATCGTCGGCGCGCCGGTGCAAGACGGCGCGGGCAGGATGGGATGCGAGATGGGGCCGAGCGCGCTGCGCACGGCGGGCCTCGTCTCGGTGCTCTCGGAGCTTGGCCATGAGGTCGAGGACTGGGGCGCGATCGAGAAGGCCGCGGCGCGCCCGATGGTCCATGGCAACCTCGCGCTGAAGGCGCTGCCGGAGATTTCCGCCTGGACCGCGGCGATCGCCGAAACCGCCTACGCCGCTTCGCGGGACGCCATGCCGATCTTCCTCGGCGGCGACCATTCGATCTCCGCCGGCACAGTATCCGGTGTGGCGCGCCGCGCCGCCAAACGCGGCCGGCCGCTCTTCGTGCTGTGGCTCGACGCGCATCCGGATTTCCATACGCTCGACACCACCACCAGCGGCAATCTACATGGCGTGCCGCTCGCCTATGCCAGCGGCCAGGCCGGCTTCAAGGGCTATTTCCCGGATCTGCCGCAAGCGGTCGACCCCGCCCGCATCTGCGCCATCGGCCTGCGCAGCGTCGACCCGGCCGAGCGCCGCGCGCTCGCGGAGGCCGGCGTCACCGTGCATGACATGCGCGCCATCGACGAGCACGGCATCGCCCCGCTGCTGCGCGCCTTCCTGGCCCGCGTCGAGCAGGAGGACGGCCTCCTGCATGTGAGCCTCGACGTCGATTTCCTCGACCCCTCGATCGCACCGGCCGTCGGCACCACGGTGCCGGGCGGCGCCACCTTCCGCGAGGCGCATCTGGTGATGGAGATGCTGTCCGACAGCTGCCTCGTTTCCAGCCTCGACCTTGTCGAATTGAACCCGTTCCTCGACGAGCGCGGCCGCACCGCGACCCTGATGGTCGATCTTACCGCCAGCCTGATGGGCCGCCGCATCATGGACCGCCCGACCCGCAGCCATTCCGGAAGCCTCTGA
- a CDS encoding ornithine cyclodeaminase: MTQPSRLAIVPFVSVDRMMKLVLAIGVERFLTELASYIEEDFRRWELFDKTPRVASHSHDGVIELMPTSDGKMYGFKYVNGHPKNMREGRQTVTAFGVLADVGSGYPMLLTEMTILTALRTAATSAVAAKYLAPKGSQAMAIIGNGAQSEFQAIAFKALLGIDKLRLYDIDRSASEKCARNLAGKGFDITICPTGQDAVEGVDIITTVTADKQYATILTDNMVGSGVHINAVGGDCPGKTELHRDILLRSDIFVEFPPQTRIEGEIQQLDADHPVTELWRVMTGQAPGRKAPEQITLFDSVGFATEDFSALRYVRDQLQATGLYEELDLLADPDEPRDLFGMLERAAIQPAA, encoded by the coding sequence ATGACCCAGCCTTCGCGCCTCGCCATTGTCCCCTTCGTCAGCGTCGACCGCATGATGAAGCTCGTGCTCGCCATCGGCGTCGAGCGCTTCCTCACCGAGCTGGCCAGCTATATCGAGGAGGATTTCCGCCGCTGGGAGCTGTTCGACAAGACGCCGCGCGTCGCCTCGCACAGCCATGACGGCGTCATCGAATTGATGCCGACCAGCGACGGCAAGATGTACGGCTTCAAATATGTCAACGGCCACCCGAAGAACATGCGCGAGGGCCGCCAGACGGTCACCGCCTTCGGCGTTCTTGCCGATGTCGGCTCCGGCTATCCGATGCTCTTGACCGAAATGACCATCCTGACGGCGCTGCGCACGGCGGCCACCTCCGCGGTCGCCGCCAAATATCTGGCGCCGAAGGGCAGCCAAGCCATGGCCATCATCGGCAACGGCGCCCAGTCCGAGTTCCAGGCCATCGCCTTCAAGGCCCTGCTCGGCATCGACAAGCTGCGGCTCTACGACATCGACCGTTCGGCCTCGGAAAAATGCGCCCGCAACCTGGCCGGCAAAGGCTTCGACATCACCATCTGCCCGACCGGGCAGGATGCGGTGGAAGGCGTCGACATCATCACCACGGTGACGGCGGACAAGCAGTACGCCACCATCCTCACCGACAACATGGTCGGCTCCGGCGTCCACATCAACGCCGTCGGCGGCGACTGCCCCGGGAAGACCGAGCTGCACCGCGACATCCTTCTGCGCTCCGACATCTTCGTCGAGTTCCCGCCGCAGACGCGCATCGAGGGCGAGATCCAGCAGCTCGACGCCGACCATCCGGTGACCGAGCTGTGGCGGGTGATGACCGGCCAGGCGCCGGGCCGCAAGGCGCCCGAGCAGATCACGCTGTTCGATTCCGTCGGCTTCGCCACGGAGGATTTTTCCGCGCTGCGCTATGTCCGCGATCAGCTTCAGGCCACCGGCCTCTATGAAGAGCTCGATTTGCTCGCCGACCCCGACGAGCCGCGCGACCTGTTCGGCATGCTGGAGAGGGCGGCCATACAGCCAGCGGCTTGA
- a CDS encoding LacI family DNA-binding transcriptional regulator has product MTTIADVARHAGVSVATVSHVMNHTRHVEPETAERVRAAIAALRYSPNSVARSLRRGETKTIGLLLPDNSNPFFASVARQIEDAGFVSGYTVILCNSDGNAEKEERYLSVLMAKQIDGLIFAGSSDHARVFARLLPSVPAVLLDREIQSVNVDSVLVDHDHGGYLAGKYLAGLGHKKIGVIGGPRDSSSSPARLRGFARALGEAGLELLASSIVDSDYHFAGGRLAMEQLMAQAPDITALFACNDLMAMGALTVLRSRGLHVPDDMSMIGFDDIPYAVTTWPPLTTIAQPVEKIGTRAVSLLLERLGEPAAPSRREVLAPVLVERESCAARE; this is encoded by the coding sequence ATGACGACGATTGCTGATGTCGCACGCCACGCGGGGGTGTCCGTCGCCACCGTCTCGCATGTGATGAACCATACGCGCCATGTCGAGCCGGAAACGGCCGAGCGCGTGCGCGCCGCGATCGCGGCCCTGCGCTACAGCCCGAACTCGGTGGCGCGGAGTCTCAGGCGCGGCGAGACCAAGACCATCGGCCTGCTGCTGCCCGACAATTCCAACCCGTTCTTCGCCAGCGTCGCGCGGCAGATCGAGGATGCCGGATTCGTCTCCGGCTACACGGTGATCCTGTGCAACTCCGACGGCAATGCCGAGAAGGAGGAGCGCTATCTCTCGGTGCTGATGGCCAAGCAGATCGACGGGCTGATCTTCGCCGGCTCGTCCGACCACGCGCGCGTGTTCGCCCGCCTGCTGCCCAGCGTGCCGGCGGTGCTGCTCGACCGCGAGATCCAGTCGGTCAATGTCGATTCGGTGCTGGTCGACCACGACCATGGCGGCTATCTCGCCGGCAAATACCTGGCCGGGCTCGGCCACAAGAAGATCGGCGTCATCGGCGGGCCACGCGATTCCAGCTCCAGCCCGGCCCGCCTGCGCGGCTTCGCGCGGGCGCTTGGCGAGGCAGGCCTCGAGCTGCTGGCGTCGTCGATCGTCGATTCCGACTATCATTTCGCCGGCGGGCGCCTGGCGATGGAGCAGCTCATGGCCCAGGCGCCCGACATCACGGCTCTGTTTGCCTGCAACGACCTGATGGCCATGGGCGCGCTGACGGTGCTGCGCTCGCGCGGATTGCACGTTCCCGACGACATGTCGATGATCGGCTTCGACGACATTCCTTATGCCGTCACCACCTGGCCGCCGCTGACGACGATCGCGCAGCCGGTGGAGAAGATCGGCACGCGCGCCGTGAGCCTGCTGCTCGAGCGGCTGGGCGAACCGGCAGCGCCGTCAAGGCGCGAGGTGCTGGCGCCGGTGCTGGTCGAGCGGGAAAGCTGCGCGGCGCGGGAGTAG
- a CDS encoding ABC transporter permease has product MSETSEIIVSAPVSPGRAKFLRFLVRDAGVLLALVLITLFFSATAPYFATSGNALKIFVQIAINTVLAAGMTFVILTGGIDLSVGSVLALCTVVGATVMINESLSPAVAITLALLACMATGAACGFLNGWISTRWKIPSFIVTLGMLNMAAGAARVVSDNSTITGLPQSFVDFGNLIIGGFLPSIFLVAVLVIAAGWFVLRFTVFGRMIFAVGTNDEAVRLSGHNPDFYKVAAFTISGLTAGIAAMVYLLRLNIGSPIAGVGYELNAIAAVIIGGTSLSGGKGSIIGTLVGACILQVLSTGLQLLGVGDNFKPIVIGLVIVLAVILDAYRERLLRRIR; this is encoded by the coding sequence ATGAGCGAGACGTCCGAGATAATCGTTTCGGCGCCTGTTTCCCCCGGCCGGGCGAAATTCCTGCGCTTCCTGGTGCGCGATGCCGGGGTGCTGCTGGCGCTTGTGCTGATCACGCTGTTCTTCTCGGCCACCGCCCCCTATTTCGCCACCTCCGGCAACGCGCTGAAGATCTTCGTGCAGATCGCCATCAACACGGTGCTGGCCGCCGGCATGACCTTCGTCATCCTCACCGGCGGCATCGACCTTTCGGTCGGCTCGGTGCTGGCGCTCTGCACGGTGGTCGGGGCCACCGTGATGATAAACGAGAGCCTGTCGCCGGCCGTCGCGATCACGCTGGCGCTGCTCGCCTGCATGGCGACGGGGGCGGCGTGCGGCTTCCTCAATGGCTGGATCTCGACGCGCTGGAAGATCCCCTCCTTCATCGTCACGCTCGGCATGCTCAACATGGCCGCCGGCGCCGCCCGCGTCGTCAGCGACAATTCGACCATCACCGGCCTGCCGCAGAGCTTCGTCGATTTCGGCAACCTCATCATCGGCGGCTTCCTGCCGTCGATCTTCCTGGTGGCGGTGCTGGTGATCGCGGCCGGCTGGTTCGTGCTGCGCTTCACCGTCTTTGGCCGCATGATCTTCGCCGTCGGCACCAATGACGAGGCGGTGCGACTGTCGGGCCACAATCCGGATTTCTACAAGGTCGCCGCCTTCACCATCAGCGGGCTCACCGCCGGCATCGCGGCCATGGTCTATCTGTTGCGCCTCAACATCGGCAGCCCGATCGCCGGCGTCGGCTACGAGCTCAACGCCATCGCCGCCGTCATCATCGGCGGCACCAGCCTCAGCGGCGGCAAGGGCTCGATCATCGGCACGCTGGTCGGCGCGTGCATCCTGCAGGTGCTTTCCACCGGATTGCAGCTGCTCGGCGTCGGCGACAATTTCAAACCCATCGTGATCGGCCTTGTCATCGTGCTCGCGGTCATCCTAGACGCGTACCGGGAGAGGCTGCTGCGGAGGATCCGCTAA
- a CDS encoding sugar ABC transporter ATP-binding protein yields the protein MDAILSLEGVGKIFPGAVALSDVSLAIARGETHIILGENGAGKSTLIKLLAGIYQPDSGTIVFNGQPYQPKTPHDAQQSGIRIVHQELNLLPYLSIAENLMLESLPRRAFGIVDRKALNSRAVALLKEVGLDIDPRIRVEALGVAQMQLVEIAKALSYDSKLLVLDEPTATLTPPEIERLFAIIKRLKARGVTIIYISHRLHEVFEIGDRVTVLRNGRLVATRDLHGLTVPDLVRMMIGRDIADEYGFDDTIVPGKVALSVANLKRDASTPEISFTVRHGEILGVAGLVGSGRTEAMRALFGADPKLDGIVEIDGKPVAIAAPKDAVRHGLSLLTEDRKGQGLLLDMAVDKNITITDLGKVSHNGLLNRRAEAVAANDLVGQLRVKASSIEQAVRNLSGGNQQKVVLAKWLFRGTSTLILDEPTRGVDIGARREIYQLLWMLAAQQKGIVMVSSDLPELMGMCHRIIVFSKNRIVGEVPRAEFDQERILSLAYQEYVRP from the coding sequence ATGGATGCGATTCTATCCCTTGAAGGGGTTGGAAAGATCTTTCCCGGCGCCGTTGCGCTGAGCGACGTGTCGCTCGCGATCGCGCGCGGCGAGACCCACATCATCCTGGGCGAGAACGGCGCCGGCAAGTCGACGCTGATCAAGCTGCTCGCCGGTATCTACCAGCCGGATTCGGGCACGATCGTCTTCAACGGCCAGCCCTACCAGCCGAAGACGCCGCATGACGCGCAGCAGAGCGGCATCCGCATCGTGCACCAGGAACTGAACCTGCTGCCCTATCTCAGCATCGCCGAGAACCTGATGCTGGAAAGCCTGCCGCGCCGCGCCTTCGGCATCGTCGACCGCAAGGCGCTCAACAGCCGCGCCGTGGCGCTGCTCAAGGAAGTCGGGCTCGACATCGATCCGCGCATACGCGTCGAGGCGCTGGGCGTGGCGCAGATGCAGCTGGTCGAGATCGCCAAGGCGCTGAGCTACGATTCGAAGCTCCTGGTGCTGGACGAGCCGACGGCGACGCTGACGCCGCCCGAGATCGAGCGGCTGTTTGCCATCATCAAACGGCTGAAGGCCCGGGGTGTCACCATCATCTACATCTCGCACCGGCTGCACGAGGTGTTCGAGATCGGCGACCGGGTGACGGTGCTGCGCAACGGCCGGCTGGTCGCGACCCGTGATCTCCACGGCCTCACCGTGCCCGACCTCGTGCGCATGATGATCGGCCGCGACATCGCCGACGAATATGGTTTCGATGACACGATCGTTCCGGGCAAGGTGGCGCTCAGCGTTGCCAATCTGAAGCGCGACGCTTCCACCCCGGAGATCTCCTTCACTGTCCGCCATGGCGAGATCCTCGGCGTCGCCGGGCTGGTCGGCAGCGGCCGCACGGAAGCCATGCGCGCCTTGTTCGGCGCCGACCCGAAGCTCGACGGCATCGTGGAGATCGACGGCAAGCCGGTGGCGATCGCCGCGCCCAAGGACGCGGTGCGGCACGGCTTGAGCCTGCTCACCGAGGACCGCAAGGGCCAGGGCCTGCTGCTCGACATGGCCGTCGACAAGAACATCACCATCACGGATCTCGGCAAGGTCTCACACAACGGTCTGCTCAACCGCAGGGCCGAGGCCGTGGCAGCCAACGATCTGGTCGGGCAGCTGCGCGTCAAGGCAAGCTCGATCGAGCAGGCGGTGCGCAACCTTTCCGGCGGCAACCAGCAGAAGGTGGTGCTGGCCAAGTGGCTGTTCCGCGGCACCTCGACGCTGATCCTCGACGAGCCGACGCGCGGCGTCGATATCGGCGCGCGGCGCGAGATCTACCAGCTGCTGTGGATGCTGGCGGCGCAGCAGAAAGGCATCGTCATGGTGTCGTCCGACCTGCCCGAGTTGATGGGCATGTGCCACCGCATCATCGTCTTTTCCAAGAACAGGATCGTCGGCGAGGTGCCGCGCGCCGAATTCGACCAGGAGCGTATCCTGTCGCTCGCCTATCAGGAGTATGTGCGACCATGA
- a CDS encoding sugar ABC transporter substrate-binding protein, with product MSKISNMHGLGPFSRRQFLKTSALAAGALALPIGQVFAADKPKVGLVMKSLANEFFKQMQAGAEDYAAKNKDKFDFAAVGMKDERDFAAQVDAIENFITQNYNIIVVAPADSKAMVTPIAKALKAGIKVINIDVALDTEAKKKAGIDLAFFGPDNRAGAKLAGDALGKALGKGGKVVILEGNPEADNAKERKLGFDDSVKEYGLDLLDSKTAHWETEEANTLMTNFLTQHPDIQGVMAANDSMALGVVKAIDAAGKSGQIKVVGFDNIPAVGPLLKSGKMLATVEQYGAQMAAMGIDYGLRELAGEKFSGWVKTDIKLITA from the coding sequence ATGAGCAAGATTTCGAACATGCACGGGCTTGGCCCGTTCTCGCGGCGCCAATTCCTGAAGACCAGCGCGCTTGCCGCCGGCGCGCTCGCTTTGCCGATCGGCCAGGTTTTTGCGGCCGACAAGCCAAAGGTCGGGCTGGTGATGAAGTCGCTGGCAAACGAGTTCTTCAAGCAGATGCAGGCCGGCGCGGAGGACTATGCGGCGAAGAACAAGGACAAGTTCGATTTCGCCGCCGTCGGCATGAAGGACGAGCGCGACTTCGCGGCCCAGGTCGACGCGATCGAGAACTTCATCACCCAGAACTACAACATCATCGTCGTGGCGCCCGCCGATTCGAAGGCCATGGTCACGCCGATCGCCAAGGCGCTGAAGGCCGGCATCAAGGTCATCAACATCGACGTGGCGCTCGACACCGAGGCCAAGAAGAAGGCCGGCATCGACCTCGCCTTCTTCGGCCCGGACAACCGCGCAGGCGCCAAGCTCGCCGGCGACGCGCTCGGCAAGGCGCTGGGCAAGGGCGGCAAGGTCGTCATTCTCGAAGGCAACCCGGAAGCCGACAACGCCAAGGAGCGCAAGCTCGGCTTCGATGATTCGGTGAAGGAGTACGGCCTCGACCTGCTCGATTCAAAGACCGCGCATTGGGAGACCGAGGAAGCCAACACGCTGATGACCAACTTCCTCACCCAGCATCCCGACATCCAGGGCGTGATGGCGGCGAACGATTCGATGGCGCTCGGCGTCGTCAAGGCGATCGACGCGGCCGGCAAGTCGGGCCAGATCAAGGTCGTCGGCTTCGACAACATCCCGGCCGTCGGCCCGCTCTTGAAGAGCGGCAAGATGCTGGCGACCGTCGAGCAGTATGGCGCGCAGATGGCGGCCATGGGCATCGACTACGGCCTGCGCGAGCTTGCCGGCGAGAAGTTCTCCGGCTGGGTCAAGACCGACATCAAGCTGATCACCGCATGA
- a CDS encoding LysR family transcriptional regulator has translation MIDYDDVRLVAAIAAAGGVRGAQVRLGIHIATIYRRLRELEKRTGGMLFERLGDNLVPTGRAEPFLDAAEELRDRLAEVERRVAAQDDRLVGPLNVTTADTLLDIACACLKSFGEAHPGIALSLEVNNSFADLGRREADIAIRPTLTPPETLVGRRVARFSYAAYAGNESSEGWIGFDATLSALPAAQWLKANVREDEIGLRVNSLTAAAAAAEAGWGKALLPDYLGAARRLSPAGETIEELASELWVLSHPDLKGNPRVRAFSDFSAKWLKTRLNMANPPTGGPRY, from the coding sequence ATGATCGACTATGACGATGTGCGGCTGGTGGCGGCGATCGCTGCGGCGGGCGGGGTGCGCGGCGCGCAGGTAAGGCTCGGCATCCATATCGCGACGATCTACCGGCGGCTGAGGGAGCTGGAGAAGCGCACCGGCGGCATGCTGTTCGAGCGTCTCGGCGACAATCTCGTGCCGACCGGCAGGGCGGAGCCCTTCCTCGATGCGGCGGAAGAACTGCGCGACCGCCTCGCCGAGGTCGAGCGGCGCGTGGCGGCGCAGGACGACCGGCTGGTCGGGCCGCTCAATGTGACGACCGCCGATACGCTGCTCGACATTGCCTGCGCCTGCCTGAAGTCCTTTGGCGAGGCCCATCCCGGCATCGCGCTGTCGCTGGAGGTGAACAACAGCTTCGCCGATCTCGGCCGGCGCGAGGCGGACATCGCCATCCGCCCGACGCTGACGCCGCCCGAAACGCTGGTCGGACGGCGCGTGGCGCGGTTTTCCTACGCCGCCTATGCCGGGAATGAATCGTCGGAAGGATGGATCGGCTTCGACGCGACCTTGTCCGCCCTGCCGGCGGCGCAGTGGCTGAAGGCGAACGTCCGGGAGGACGAAATCGGGCTGAGGGTCAACAGCCTCACCGCTGCGGCTGCCGCCGCCGAGGCCGGCTGGGGCAAGGCGCTGCTGCCCGACTATCTCGGCGCGGCGCGGCGGTTGTCGCCCGCAGGCGAGACCATCGAAGAGCTCGCCTCGGAGCTGTGGGTGCTCTCCCATCCGGATCTTAAGGGCAATCCGAGGGTGCGGGCGTTCAGCGACTTTTCGGCCAAGTGGCTGAAGACGCGGCTGAATATGGCCAACCCCCCAACCGGGGGGCCCCGATATTGA